A portion of the Mus pahari chromosome 17, PAHARI_EIJ_v1.1, whole genome shotgun sequence genome contains these proteins:
- the Smug1 gene encoding single-strand selective monofunctional uracil DNA glycosylase isoform X1, which yields MAASQTFPLGLIHKPASALMEPLPCTRSLAEGFLEEELRLNAELSQLQFPEPVGVIYNPVDYAWEPHRNYVTRYCQGPKEVLFLGMNPGPFGMAQTGVPFGEVNVVRDWLGIGGPVLTPPQEHPKRPVLGLECPQSEVSGARFWGFFRTLCGQPQVFFRHCFVHNLCPLLFLAPSGRNLTPAELPAKQREQLLSICDAALCRQVQLLGVRLVVGVGRLAEQRARRALAGLTPEVQVEGLLHPSPRSAQANKGWEAAARERLQELGLLPLLTDEGSARPTQ from the exons ATGGCTGCATCCCAGACTTTCCCACTGGGGCTTATCCACAAGCCTGCAAGTGCTCTGATGGAGCCTCTGCCTTGTACGCGAAGCTTGGctgagggcttcctggaggaggagctTCGGCTCAATGCTGAGCTGAGCCAGCTGCAGTTCCCAGAGCCTGTGGGCGTCATCTATAACCCGGTGGATTATGCTTGGGAGCCACACCGGAACTACGTGACTCGCTACTGCCAAGGCCCCAAGGAGGTGCTGTTCTTGGGCATGAACCCAGGACCTTTTGGCATGGCCCAAACTGGG GTACCTTTTGGGGAAGTGAATGTGGTCCGGGACTGGTTGGgcattggaggccctgtgctgACCCCTCCACAAGAGCACCCCAAGCGACCAGTGTTGGGACTGGAGTGCCCACAGTCAGAGGTGAGCGGAGCCCGATTCTGGGGCTTTTTCCGGACCCTCTGCGGACAGCCTCAAGTCTTCTTCCGGCATTGCTTTGTCCACAATCTGTGTCCTCTACTCTTCTTGGCTCCCAGTGGACGAAACCTTACCCCAGCTGAGCTGCCCGCCAAGCAGCGGGAGCAGCTGCTGTCGATCTGCGATGCAGCCCTCTGCCGGCAGGTGCAGCTGCTAGGGGTGCGGCTGGTAGTGGGAGTGGGGCGGCTGGCAGAGCAGCGAGCCCGAAGAGCTCTAGCAGGGCTGACCCCGGAGGTGCAGGTGGAGGGGCTCCTGCATCCATCTCCTCGAAGTGCACAGGCCAACAAAGGCTGGGAGGCAGCAGCCCGGGAAAGACTCCAAGAGTTGGGGCTGCTGCCTCTGCTAACGGATGAGGGttcagccaggcctacacagtaG
- the Smug1 gene encoding single-strand selective monofunctional uracil DNA glycosylase isoform X2: MAASQTFPLGLIHKPASALMEPLPCTRSLAEGFLEEELRLNAELSQLQFPEPVGVIYNPVDYAWEPHRNYVTRYCQGPKEVPFGEVNVVRDWLGIGGPVLTPPQEHPKRPVLGLECPQSEVSGARFWGFFRTLCGQPQVFFRHCFVHNLCPLLFLAPSGRNLTPAELPAKQREQLLSICDAALCRQVQLLGVRLVVGVGRLAEQRARRALAGLTPEVQVEGLLHPSPRSAQANKGWEAAARERLQELGLLPLLTDEGSARPTQ; this comes from the exons ATGGCTGCATCCCAGACTTTCCCACTGGGGCTTATCCACAAGCCTGCAAGTGCTCTGATGGAGCCTCTGCCTTGTACGCGAAGCTTGGctgagggcttcctggaggaggagctTCGGCTCAATGCTGAGCTGAGCCAGCTGCAGTTCCCAGAGCCTGTGGGCGTCATCTATAACCCGGTGGATTATGCTTGGGAGCCACACCGGAACTACGTGACTCGCTACTGCCAAGGCCCCAAGGAG GTACCTTTTGGGGAAGTGAATGTGGTCCGGGACTGGTTGGgcattggaggccctgtgctgACCCCTCCACAAGAGCACCCCAAGCGACCAGTGTTGGGACTGGAGTGCCCACAGTCAGAGGTGAGCGGAGCCCGATTCTGGGGCTTTTTCCGGACCCTCTGCGGACAGCCTCAAGTCTTCTTCCGGCATTGCTTTGTCCACAATCTGTGTCCTCTACTCTTCTTGGCTCCCAGTGGACGAAACCTTACCCCAGCTGAGCTGCCCGCCAAGCAGCGGGAGCAGCTGCTGTCGATCTGCGATGCAGCCCTCTGCCGGCAGGTGCAGCTGCTAGGGGTGCGGCTGGTAGTGGGAGTGGGGCGGCTGGCAGAGCAGCGAGCCCGAAGAGCTCTAGCAGGGCTGACCCCGGAGGTGCAGGTGGAGGGGCTCCTGCATCCATCTCCTCGAAGTGCACAGGCCAACAAAGGCTGGGAGGCAGCAGCCCGGGAAAGACTCCAAGAGTTGGGGCTGCTGCCTCTGCTAACGGATGAGGGttcagccaggcctacacagtaG